In the Wyeomyia smithii strain HCP4-BCI-WySm-NY-G18 chromosome 2, ASM2978416v1, whole genome shotgun sequence genome, one interval contains:
- the LOC129720588 gene encoding uncharacterized protein LOC129720588, producing MPAAKHKSPQLKSLQTKLRGLQTSFGNMYRFMEQHRDDTNLAEVDVRLEQLDRMWDRMNEAINDVESHEESIADTNSFVKDRIDFENRFYELKTFLIGKQKEDCDQTILNQTTRSLDNPPTSTPHVRLPQITLPKFSGKIDEWLTFRDLFTSLIHWQTDLPEIEKFHYLRSQLEGEALTVIDSLPLIKANYTVAWELITKRYSNTKVLRKRQVQALFELPTVRRESADELHTLLDTFEKTIKSLDQVTPQQADYKDMLLVHLLCSRLDHGTRRAWEEFSSSKESDTVKELLEFLQRRVRILESLPIKSNEHKVEYTQPKLPKGPTSVKAYSASIQQSSGSSKCVRCSDNHPLYQCPSFQKMIVSDRDALLRNRFLCRNCFRRGHHAKECSSKFTCKQCKGKHHTLVCFKGKPTDEKPNVNNEPKPSPTASGDELTESKVVNLATTSRVACNAAAGSSTGVFLLTAIVTLEDDRGEQVHARALLDSTAECNLISNRVRKLLTVKEHRCMVEVVGIQGLATRAQGKITVKVCSRFPDFSQPMDMYILPKIAAQITSSSVDINKWELPSGIELADPTFFKGGSVDLVLGAEAFFDFFITGRKIRLGDTLPSLVDSVFGWVVTGKCLVDSPIKSVICDIAISNKLDTLLERFWETEDIGQDYNHSPEEARCMEYFTQTTQRQGSGRYTVSYPRNSEVLSQLGDSKAIAERRFMQLERRLERDQNLREQYAAFMSEYESMGHMHLIPDEHNANVKRCFLPHHPVVKEDSTTTEVRVVFDASAKPSTNISLNDSLLVGPVIQEDLRSIILRSRTRQIMVVADIEKMFRQIEIRPEDRRLQCILWRPSPNVPISIYELATVTYGTKPAPFLATRVLMQLASDEQHRFPLAAKSVKEVFVLREVQWGALHHQTLSIAIR from the coding sequence ATGCCTGCTGCTAAACACAAATCACCGCAGCTGAAGTCACTGCAAACGAAGCTACGCGGACTGCAGACGTCTTTCGGCAATATGTATCGATTTATGGAACAGCACCGGGATGATACGAATTTGGCGGAGGTCGACGTACGACTGGAGCAGCTAGATCGCATGTGGGACAGAATGAACGAGGCTATTAACGACGTTGAGTCCCACGAAGAATCGATTGCCGATACGAACAGTTTCGTGAAGGATCGCATCGACTTTGAAAATCGGTTCTACGAGCTAAAAACATTTCTCATTGGTAAGCAAAAGGAAGATTGTGATCAAACCATATTAAATCAGACTACTCGCTCTCTCGATAATCCCCCCACCTCTACCCCTCATGTGCGGTTGCCCCAAATTACCCTTCCAAAATTCAGTGGCAAAATAGACGAATGGCTTACGTTTCGTGATCTCTTTACGTCACTAATTCATTGGCAGACTGATCTTCCTGAGATAGAAAAGTTCCACTACTTGCGTAGCCAGCTAGAAGGGGAAGCGCTAACGGTTATAGATTCTCTCCCTCTCATTAAGGCAAATTATACCGTCGCGTGGGAATTAATAACGAAGCGATATTCAAATACGAAGGTTCTTCGCAAACGACAGGTACAAGCTCTCTTCGAGTTACCAACGGTTAGGAGAGAATCGGCTGATGAGTTACATACCCTTCTGGATACTTTCGAGAAAACTATTAAGTCACTTGATCAAGTCACCCCTCAACAGGCTGATTATAAGGATATGCTATTGGTTCATCTTCTATGTTCGCGCTTGGATCATGGCACGCGTAGAGCATGGGAAGAATTTTCTTCGTCTAAGGAATCGGATACGGTTAAGGAGCTGCTTGAGTTCTTGCAACGTAGAGTCCGAATTCTGGAATCACTGCCTATCAAGTCCAATGAACATAAGGTAGAATATACACAGCCTAAACTTCCAAAGGGACCAACCTCGGTTAAGGCATACAGTGCATCGATTCAACAGTCATCGGGTAGCAGTAAATGTGTTCGCTGCTCGGATAATCACCCTCTCTATCAATGCCCAtcgtttcaaaaaatgatcgtTTCCGACCGAGATGCACTACTTAGAAATCGTTTCCTGTGTCGAAATTGCTTTCGCCGTGGTCATCATGCGAAAGAATGCAGTTCCAAATTCACTTGTAAGCAATGCAAAGGGAAACATCACACGCTAGTGTGCTTCAAGGGTAAACCAACCGATGAAAAACCGAACGTGAATAATGAACCAAAACCGTCACCGACAGCTTCGGGTGATGAGCTAACTGAATCCAAAGTGGTCAACTTGGCGACTACTAGCAGGGTGGCCTGCAACGCAGCGGCTGGTTCATCGACGGGTGTATTTTTGCTCACTGCGATTGTCACTCTGGAAGATGATCGAGGTGAACAGGTTCATGCCAGAGCATTGTTGGACAGTACTGCGGAATGCAATTTGATCAGCAATAGAGTGCGGAAACTACTTACGGTTAAGGAACACCGATGCATGGTTGAAGTCGTAGGCATCCAAGGTTTGGCTACCCGGGCCCAGGGCAAAATTACTGTTAAAGTATGTTCGAGATTTCCGGATTTCTCCCAGCCAATGGATATGTACATTCTCCCGAAAATCGCTGCACAAATAACTTCATCATCGGTCGATATAAATAAATGGGAACTACCCAGCGGGATCGAACTGGCAGATCCAACATTTTTCAAAGGTGGCTCAGTTGACCTGGTGTTGGGAGCTGAAGCCTTTTTCGACTTTTTCATAACTGGTCGTAAAATCCGATTAGGGGATACCTTACCTTCATTGGTGGATTCGGTGTTTGGCTGGGTTGTTACGGGCAAATGTTTGGTGGATAGTCCCATTAAGTCTGTAATTTGCGACATCGCAATCAGTAACAAACTAGATACTTTACTGGAAAGGTTTTGGGAAACTGAAGACATCGGTCAAGATTACAATCACTCTCCCGAGGAGGCTAGGTGCATGGAATATTTTACACAAACTACACAACGGCAAGGTTCTGGTCGATACACGGTGTCCTATCCGAGGAATAGTGAGGTGCTATCCCAGCTTGGTGATTCGAAAGCTATAGCAGAGCGGAGATTCATGCAGTTGGAGAGACGTTTAGAACGAGATCAAAATCTACGAGAGCAATATGCAGCCTTCATGAGCGAATATGAATCTATGGGCCACATGCATTTGATACCCGATGAACACAATGCGAACGTTAAGCGATGCTTCCTCCCACATCACCCAGTGGTGAAGGAAGACAGCACAACAACTGAAGTGCGGGTGGTGTTTGACGCCTCCGCAAAACCATCTACCAATATTTCTTTGAACGACAGTTTGCTGGTAGGCCCTGTTATTCAGGAAGATTTGCGCTCAATTATACTTCGGAGTCGTACACGTCAGATTATGGTGGTCGCCGACATCGAAAAGATGTTTCGGCAAATCGAAATTCGCCCCGAGGATCGGCGGCTTCAGTGCATTTTGTGGCGTCCCTCACCTAACGTTCCGATTTCCATATACGAACTAGCGACTGTTACGTATGGCACGAAGCCGGCACCATTTTTGGCAACTAGGGTACTTATGCAGTTGGCTTCAGATGAGCAGCACCGATTCCCACTGGCCGCGAAATCAGTTAAGGAGGTTTTTGTTTTGCGGGAAGTACAATGGGGTGCTTTGCATCATCAGACTCTCTCGATAGCTATAAGATAG